The window CAAAGTTTATAGCCTTTGCAAGCTGTCTCTCTTCCTTTGTGATTTCATCATAACTTTTTCCGGTAATGATTGAAGCTGTTAGCTTGTGCAGGTCTTTACCTTCATTAAAGGCGGTAATCATGTTTTCATCTTTTGTATACTGGGCGGCAATTCTTAGCTCAATCTGAGAGTAGTCAGCCACTATAAACTTATATCCTTCCTTAGGTTTAAACAGATATTTAAGATTTTTTGGTATGTTTTGAAGGTTTGGACGAAGGGATGACATTCTTCCTGTTGCTGCTCCAATCTGCTTAAACTCTCCGTAAACTCTTTCATTTCTTGTAAATTGTAGTATCTCTTTGATTTTATCAATTATTTTTTTGTCTGCTCTTAGTTTTAAAAGTAGTCTGACTTCTTCTATGTCTTCATAGTCTTTTAAGAAAACATCTTGAGATGAAAACGAACCTTTTTCTGTTTTTGGTAATTTAATTTTAAGTTTGTTTGTTAGATAGTTTACCACCTGCTGTGGAGAAAATGGGTCTGCTCCTGTTTTTATTTTAAATTTCATATAGTCAGCTTGAAATTCTGATTCTTTTTGTTTTAGTAGTTTTCTTGCTTCTTCTTCATCTATCGGGATGCCTGAGAGTTCAATCTCTACAAGTGCCGGAAGTAAAGCCATTTCAAGTGCTGCTACCGGATTAATCACGCCAAAAACTTTAAAAGTTTCTCCTGATGCCTTTTTATGCAAATTATCTTGATTTAATTGATTTTTCTCTTCTTTAAAAAGATGTCTTAATGCGTCTATATCTTTTGCTGCGTATTCTATCTGCTCAGATGAAAGGTCTTTCGCCCACCAAGGTGATTTTTGATATGTTTTATCTACATCTAAGCTGACAAATCTTTTTGCAGACGCTGATAAAGAATGTCTTTGATTGCTGTCTCCTTTTGCCAATATCTGAGATGCTATCATAGTATCAAAAACGATTTTTGGAAGTATGTTTAGGTTTGTCTTTAAAAATTTTAAGTCAAACTTTAAGTTATGTCCAATAATTCCTTTGTTTTCTATCAGGTTTTGAATATGATTTTTAACCACTTCCGGATTTATCTTTAGTAAGTCGATGACAAAAGTATTCTCTTCATCACCAATTTGAATAAGCCTGATTTTATCATTGAAAAAATCTATGTTTTCAAAATCTTTTATCATTACTTCTGTATCTAAATACAGAAAAGGCTTATCTTGTAATACTTTTAGACTTTCAAGCTGATTTTCTTGTGTGATGTAGTTTATATCCATCATTCTAAATCTTGAAGCTCTATTGCTACAACTGTTTTTTCTAAAAGATTGTCTATCACTTCTTTCTCTTTATCTTCAAAAACCGGCTTAATCGCATCAGTTAGTAAAAATACTTGATATCCAAGATTTACACCGCCAATAGCTGTGTTTTTCACACAAAAATCTGTTGCCACACCACAAACAAATATTCTTCTTATTCCTCTTTCTTTTAATAAGCTATCTAAAACTGTATTTTGAAAACCTGAGTAAGCGTCAAAATCTTGTAAAAAACCTTTTGAAATGATAAATTTGTTGTCTAATGGGATTTTTAAGTCTGGATGAAACTTTGCACCTTCTGTATTTTGAACGCAATGAGGAGGCCATATTCCGCCAAATCCTTTAAAAGATATATGATTTTCCGGATGCCAATCTCGTGTAAAGAAAACAGGAAGCCCTTTGTTTTCAAATTTTTCTATGTATTTGTTTATCGTTGGAACGATTTTGTCAGCATCTTTTACAGGTAAAACTCCATACGGCATAAAATCATTTTGCATATCAACCACAACCAAAGCATCTTTATCTGCAAGCTTTACTCTCATTTTTCTTCTTCCTCTTCTTGTTTTTCTTTACATTTTATACATAAAGAAGCGATAGGTCTTACTTTTAATCTTTCGTATGGAATCTCGGCACCGCATGACTCACATATTCCATAAACGCCGTACTCTATTTTTTGTAAGGTTTGTTCTATTCTTTTTAAAAGCTTTCTTTCTCTGTCGAGATTCCGAAGTGTTAAGATTCTTGAAGTTTCAGCCTCTGCTCTTTCCATCTCATCGGCACCTTCAAATGAAAGAGCTTCTCCTGTGTTTCTTTTGGTATCCTCTATCAGCTGATTTCTCCATTCAAGTAAGATGTTTTTAAGCTCCTCTATTTGCTCAGGTGTAAGGTGTTGCATTTTTAACCTCAAACAAAATCTCAAATACATAATTTTATCACAATGTATAAATTAGAAGAAAAAGCTTTTAAATCAAGTGAAAGAGAAGAGTGCTGTAAAAATTCTTGTAAGCTTATCTTTCCGTATCATCCTGTGGCTGTAAGCCGAAGGGTCTTCTCTTTTAAAAATTAAGGAAAATAGGAGATTCTTCGCTTCGCTCAGAATGACATCTTTGAGGTCAAGATTATTTGCCGGCTACAGAATGACAAATAAGGCAATCGTTAACATACTTTTGCTTTCTCTGTCATCCTGGGGCTGCAAAGCCGAAGGATCTCTTCTTTAAATTTTATAAAAAACAATAATTTCTCACCCAAGTTATATTTTAACTTAGTTAATTTTCAAATCATCTGATTTTCTAAAACTCATTCAAATCTTTCTCCGGCTTTTATCTTATATCCTCTGATTGCGTCTTGAGTTGTTATTGGCTTTAAGTTTGGAAATTGTATTAATTTTAACAAAAGACATCCATTACCTGTTTTTACTACTATTCCCTCTTTCTCATCAGCTTTTATTATTTCTCCCGGTAAAGCGTTTACATTACACTCAACAATTTTTGCGTCTAAGATTTTGACTTCTTCATCTCTGAATTTAGCATAGGCTTTCGGCCACACTTTTAAAGCTCTGATTTGATTAAAGATTTCTTTTGCTGACCTGCTAAAATCTATTTTTCCTTCTGATTTTTCTATCGGTTTTGCGTAGGTTGCCTTTTCATGGTTTTGTGGTTTTTTATCTATTTCTCCTTTTTCTATTTTATCTAACACTTCAATAAGCAATCTTGCTCCTTCTTCTGCCAATTTATCATGAAGGCTTATAATATCATCATCTTCTGTTATTTCAACTTCTCTACATGCGTAAACATCTCCCGCATCAAGCTCTTTTATTATCTCCATTATACAAACACCTGTTTTATCTTTACCTTCCATTATTGCTCTTTGAATTGGTGCTGCTCCTCTGTATTCTGGCAAAAGTGATGCATGAACGTTTATTGTTTTATACTTTGGTATGTTAATTATCTCTTCCGGCAAAATCTTTCCATAAGCAACGACTACCGAAATATCTGGATTTATTTTTTTGATCGTTTCTAAAAACTCTTGGTTGTTTTTTATTTTTTCAGGTTGGAATAATGGAATATTATGTTTTAGGGCTTCCTCTTTTACCGGTGTTGGCTGGATTTTTTGCCCTCTTCCTCTCGGTTTATCAGGTTGAGTAACAACTCCAACGACTTGATGATTGGATTCTATTAACGCTTTTAAACTTTTAACCGCAAAATCAGGCGTTCCCCAAAATAACACTCTCATTAGTTTCCTCTTTCTTCATTTTATCTCTTGTTTCTCTAATCAAATTAACAAGCTTATCTATATTTTCTCTCGTAATCAAAGATACTGCAACAAAAGGATAACCTCTTTCAGAAAAATACTTTTCAAGATTATCTAATAAGCTTTTATCAGAT of the Sulfurihydrogenibium sp. genome contains:
- a CDS encoding nicotinamidase, which encodes MRVKLADKDALVVVDMQNDFMPYGVLPVKDADKIVPTINKYIEKFENKGLPVFFTRDWHPENHISFKGFGGIWPPHCVQNTEGAKFHPDLKIPLDNKFIISKGFLQDFDAYSGFQNTVLDSLLKERGIRRIFVCGVATDFCVKNTAIGGVNLGYQVFLLTDAIKPVFEDKEKEVIDNLLEKTVVAIELQDLE
- a CDS encoding bifunctional 3'-5' exonuclease/DNA polymerase, giving the protein MMDINYITQENQLESLKVLQDKPFLYLDTEVMIKDFENIDFFNDKIRLIQIGDEENTFVIDLLKINPEVVKNHIQNLIENKGIIGHNLKFDLKFLKTNLNILPKIVFDTMIASQILAKGDSNQRHSLSASAKRFVSLDVDKTYQKSPWWAKDLSSEQIEYAAKDIDALRHLFKEEKNQLNQDNLHKKASGETFKVFGVINPVAALEMALLPALVEIELSGIPIDEEEARKLLKQKESEFQADYMKFKIKTGADPFSPQQVVNYLTNKLKIKLPKTEKGSFSSQDVFLKDYEDIEEVRLLLKLRADKKIIDKIKEILQFTRNERVYGEFKQIGAATGRMSSLRPNLQNIPKNLKYLFKPKEGYKFIVADYSQIELRIAAQYTKDENMITAFNEGKDLHKLTASIITGKSYDEITKEERQLAKAINFGLIYGMSPKSLVEYAKANYGVSISLQEAKKFHENYFKFYKSFKDWHDRVKEHLDKHRSIELETLLGRKLIAYKFTDAVNYPIQGSGSDLLKMAVVFFFKERNDLDAKVVNLVHDEILVEVAAKDIEKAKEVLSSSMEKAGKLILKDVPVAFEMVVSDSWNKE
- the fmt gene encoding methionyl-tRNA formyltransferase — its product is MRVLFWGTPDFAVKSLKALIESNHQVVGVVTQPDKPRGRGQKIQPTPVKEEALKHNIPLFQPEKIKNNQEFLETIKKINPDISVVVAYGKILPEEIINIPKYKTINVHASLLPEYRGAAPIQRAIMEGKDKTGVCIMEIIKELDAGDVYACREVEITEDDDIISLHDKLAEEGARLLIEVLDKIEKGEIDKKPQNHEKATYAKPIEKSEGKIDFSRSAKEIFNQIRALKVWPKAYAKFRDEEVKILDAKIVECNVNALPGEIIKADEKEGIVVKTGNGCLLLKLIQFPNLKPITTQDAIRGYKIKAGERFE
- a CDS encoding TraR/DksA C4-type zinc finger protein; amino-acid sequence: MQHLTPEQIEELKNILLEWRNQLIEDTKRNTGEALSFEGADEMERAEAETSRILTLRNLDRERKLLKRIEQTLQKIEYGVYGICESCGAEIPYERLKVRPIASLCIKCKEKQEEEEEK